Proteins encoded together in one Mycobacterium sp. MS1601 window:
- a CDS encoding helix-turn-helix transcriptional regulator, with amino-acid sequence MVDGSRLCGREAETQVLTQFLADVNEPAALMLQGEPGIGKTTLWLAGVAQARERGFHVLVTRPAAAESELSYSSLADLLSSVDVDAWSTLPDPQRRAVDHVLLRSETGELPTDPRAVAAATFSVLQRLAADSRVLVAIDDLQWLDTSSTHAVAFALRRLTGRVAVLVSTRSDRDSTAATAWLQLADPDAVQRISLQPLDMSELNTVITGRVGRSFPRTTMQKIHELSRGNPFYGLELARSLDEHSLLPTSLPASLANVVSSRVASLAEDVREALLAVACLANPTVELVADAVASDAESLVTLLKGAESSAIIEITGGRVSFVHPLLARGVYIEAGPVLRRAMHARLANLIDEPEARARHLALSVTRASRGTIETLDIAAELARKRGAPAAAAELLDLALGLGPQGDTPGRRIRAASHHVAAGNSSRARDLLNEAIAQSRPGGLRAWALMLLAVVELFDNSFLDGVRVLERGLQEVGENLALRGLMLVTQSFALINVGRTAEASVKMEDAVLVATSSGASALLGQALGMRAMVRFLQGGGLDDADLHRALELEDTEADIPIAFRPIVQNALLWGWSGQLDQARDALATIRRGCLERGQESELVFVSFHACFVAVWLGDLEEAAKLAEDTVDRAQQLGGNVSLFIALTTRAAVRAYAGREVDARADLTEALAANARSGFAAMREWPTTVLGFLEVSLGNYRAALTTLAPLIARVTANPEATEMSTAAFIPDAVEALIHTGRLGEAEALIDMLERNGRRLDRPWMLAVGGRGRSMLLAARGEYDAALRVGEYALVAHNRIAMPFERARTLLTIGIIQRHRRHQQAGAAFLDEALNVFEQLGTELWAARTRAEMVVRNTLTPAEQRVARLTASGMTNSEVAAALFVSAKTVEFHLASVYRKLGIRSRAELGRLMREGD; translated from the coding sequence ATGGTCGACGGATCACGCCTGTGCGGTCGCGAAGCCGAAACGCAGGTGTTGACTCAATTCCTGGCCGATGTCAATGAGCCGGCTGCACTGATGTTGCAGGGCGAACCCGGGATCGGCAAGACGACGTTGTGGCTCGCCGGGGTGGCGCAGGCCCGTGAGCGTGGATTCCACGTTCTCGTCACCCGCCCGGCTGCGGCGGAGTCGGAGCTGTCCTACTCTTCGCTGGCCGACCTGTTGAGCAGTGTCGATGTCGATGCCTGGTCCACCTTGCCGGATCCACAACGGCGCGCGGTCGACCACGTTCTGCTGCGGAGCGAAACCGGCGAGCTGCCCACCGATCCGCGCGCTGTGGCGGCAGCAACGTTCTCGGTGCTGCAACGCTTGGCTGCGGACTCTCGGGTGCTGGTGGCGATCGATGATCTGCAATGGCTGGATACCTCCAGTACGCATGCAGTCGCCTTCGCATTGCGGCGACTCACCGGACGGGTCGCGGTGCTGGTAAGCACCCGCAGTGACCGCGACAGCACAGCCGCAACCGCGTGGCTGCAACTAGCGGATCCGGATGCAGTTCAACGGATCTCTTTGCAGCCGTTGGACATGAGCGAGCTGAATACCGTCATCACCGGCCGTGTCGGCAGATCGTTTCCGCGAACGACAATGCAGAAGATCCATGAACTCTCACGAGGCAACCCGTTTTACGGCCTGGAACTGGCGCGGTCACTGGACGAACACAGCCTCCTACCGACGTCGCTGCCCGCATCCTTGGCGAACGTGGTGAGCAGCCGCGTCGCCAGCCTCGCTGAGGACGTGCGGGAGGCTCTGCTGGCCGTGGCCTGCCTGGCAAACCCAACTGTCGAGCTGGTTGCCGATGCGGTGGCTTCTGACGCCGAGAGCCTGGTGACATTACTCAAGGGAGCGGAAAGCTCTGCCATCATCGAAATTACAGGTGGACGAGTGAGTTTTGTGCATCCGCTACTCGCTCGCGGCGTCTATATCGAGGCAGGACCGGTGCTCCGTAGAGCGATGCACGCGAGGTTGGCCAACCTCATCGATGAACCCGAGGCACGTGCACGACACCTTGCTCTCTCCGTCACGCGCGCGTCCCGGGGAACCATCGAAACGCTGGACATTGCAGCCGAACTGGCCCGCAAGCGCGGGGCGCCGGCAGCCGCAGCCGAACTGCTCGATCTCGCACTGGGGCTCGGACCGCAGGGTGATACGCCGGGCCGCCGGATCCGCGCAGCGAGTCATCATGTCGCGGCGGGCAACTCCAGCCGAGCCAGGGATCTCCTCAACGAAGCCATCGCGCAATCCCGGCCGGGGGGTCTGCGCGCGTGGGCCCTCATGCTGCTGGCCGTCGTGGAACTGTTCGACAACAGCTTCCTCGACGGCGTCAGGGTGCTTGAGCGCGGATTGCAGGAGGTCGGTGAGAACCTGGCTCTGCGCGGACTCATGTTGGTCACGCAGTCGTTCGCGCTGATCAATGTTGGCCGAACCGCCGAGGCGTCCGTCAAGATGGAAGATGCCGTTCTGGTTGCAACCAGCTCAGGGGCCTCGGCGTTACTCGGGCAGGCCCTCGGCATGCGCGCCATGGTGCGATTTCTGCAGGGTGGCGGCCTCGACGACGCCGACCTGCATCGTGCGCTGGAACTTGAGGACACCGAAGCGGACATCCCGATCGCGTTTCGGCCCATCGTGCAGAACGCACTGCTGTGGGGCTGGTCAGGTCAACTCGACCAGGCCCGGGACGCGCTGGCCACCATTCGGCGCGGCTGCCTCGAACGCGGGCAGGAGAGTGAGCTGGTCTTTGTGTCCTTCCACGCATGCTTTGTCGCGGTTTGGCTGGGGGACTTGGAGGAAGCCGCCAAGCTCGCCGAGGACACTGTGGATCGGGCACAACAGTTGGGCGGCAACGTCTCCCTGTTCATCGCCCTGACGACTCGCGCTGCGGTACGGGCGTACGCTGGTCGCGAGGTCGATGCTCGAGCTGACCTGACCGAGGCCTTGGCCGCCAATGCACGCAGCGGATTTGCGGCCATGCGCGAATGGCCGACGACGGTGCTCGGCTTCTTGGAAGTGTCGTTGGGTAATTACCGGGCGGCGCTGACAACCCTGGCCCCGCTGATCGCTCGAGTGACTGCAAACCCCGAGGCGACGGAGATGAGTACCGCGGCCTTCATCCCGGATGCTGTTGAAGCACTGATCCACACTGGGCGACTGGGCGAAGCTGAGGCGTTGATCGACATGCTGGAACGAAATGGCCGCCGACTCGATCGCCCGTGGATGCTGGCGGTGGGCGGACGTGGTCGGAGCATGCTCCTGGCCGCCCGTGGAGAGTACGACGCGGCTCTCCGCGTCGGGGAATACGCGCTGGTGGCGCACAATCGAATCGCGATGCCCTTCGAACGTGCGCGAACACTGTTGACTATCGGCATAATCCAGCGCCATCGGCGACACCAGCAGGCTGGGGCGGCATTCCTCGACGAGGCGCTGAACGTGTTCGAGCAGTTGGGAACCGAACTCTGGGCGGCCCGCACGCGTGCCGAGATGGTCGTCCGGAACACCCTCACCCCGGCAGAACAGCGAGTCGCCAGACTGACGGCATCTGGAATGACGAACAGCGAGGTTGCCGCAGCGCTGTTCGTCAGTGCGAAGACGGTCGAGTTTCATCTTGCCAGCGTCTACCGCAAGCTCGGTATTCGCTCACGGGCCGAACTCGGCCGGCTCATGCGTGAAGGTGACTAG
- a CDS encoding YncE family protein, giving the protein MGKTVFEYLGTGVAIAGAGICIAGATGVAYAETEPSDPSSASEAAGTDSAEESEPADDAEQTDEDPRPRDEEPEPRDEESEPRDEDSFETVSTSVDEPQTPDWQTNLSQSSDETEPGDGYSATSTKQTESTVELAEQDTTEPTPDATEPVREPEPEPEPTGPVTAIETEPVPTATPTEAVEENHAHLHTAATGRTANATVTANPVENLLVGVLTFLGLNTPEAPDNPLGALVWGLFRRIESSLGVVPRPGDPTVNAPTAEGVVTGEVGVKGTPGLPVTFTGTVDPAQGTVVLKPDGSFTFTPSQTARLAAGAPGGAVTATFTVTASNGLAATNTTLTVPVSPLEAGTVLATINVGGYPSEMVVSPDGASLYIAALVVDLGAGTGTYVVKVIDTGTNTVRASIPLGDNGLTDLALTPDGTYAYVTTFEDKAVAVIDTATNTVTATIQVNGSPSEVAFTPDGAYAYVTNSSYPFGYVAVIDTATQTKIGEIPVSFSPSGLAIADTPMNALAYVAQGNVDGAFTVRVIDTAVNITVATISLDTPAGAMVASPDGSHVYISDNSTEGLLYVIDTATNTIGHTIVFRDWLSSPVVSPDGARVYVLEHSDEQVEVRVIDTSTGAVFREPLTVGDFSGLAVSADGSMLYAANSTDDTISVIYTGNRAADGADA; this is encoded by the coding sequence ATGGGTAAAACGGTTTTCGAGTATCTGGGTACCGGTGTGGCGATCGCCGGCGCAGGTATCTGCATCGCCGGTGCGACGGGTGTGGCATACGCCGAGACCGAGCCGAGTGATCCGTCGTCGGCTTCGGAGGCCGCGGGCACCGACAGCGCCGAGGAATCCGAACCCGCCGATGACGCGGAGCAGACGGATGAGGATCCCCGGCCGAGGGACGAGGAGCCCGAACCGAGGGACGAGGAGTCCGAACCGAGGGACGAGGACAGCTTCGAAACCGTGAGTACCTCGGTGGACGAGCCGCAAACGCCGGATTGGCAGACGAACTTGTCGCAGTCGTCGGATGAGACAGAGCCAGGTGATGGGTACTCCGCAACCTCGACGAAGCAAACGGAGTCCACCGTCGAACTCGCCGAGCAGGATACGACCGAACCCACACCGGATGCGACTGAACCCGTTCGGGAACCGGAACCCGAGCCCGAACCCACCGGACCCGTCACCGCGATCGAGACGGAACCCGTTCCCACTGCCACTCCGACAGAAGCAGTTGAGGAGAACCATGCGCATCTCCACACCGCAGCGACCGGCCGCACCGCGAACGCGACGGTCACTGCCAATCCGGTGGAGAATCTGCTGGTTGGTGTGCTGACCTTCTTAGGGCTCAATACCCCTGAGGCTCCGGACAATCCGCTGGGTGCGCTGGTTTGGGGGCTGTTCCGTCGCATCGAGAGCTCTCTCGGCGTGGTGCCCAGGCCGGGGGATCCCACGGTGAACGCGCCGACCGCCGAAGGTGTTGTTACCGGCGAGGTCGGTGTGAAGGGGACACCCGGACTACCCGTGACGTTCACCGGCACCGTGGACCCCGCACAGGGCACAGTGGTCTTGAAGCCCGATGGCTCGTTCACCTTCACGCCCAGCCAGACTGCTCGTCTGGCTGCCGGTGCGCCCGGTGGTGCCGTCACCGCAACGTTCACGGTGACGGCGAGCAACGGGCTGGCCGCCACCAACACCACTCTCACCGTTCCGGTCAGCCCACTGGAGGCGGGCACTGTGCTCGCCACCATAAACGTGGGCGGGTATCCGTCGGAGATGGTGGTCAGCCCAGACGGAGCCTCGCTGTATATCGCCGCGCTGGTTGTCGACCTCGGGGCCGGCACCGGCACCTATGTAGTCAAGGTGATCGACACGGGCACCAACACCGTCCGCGCCTCGATTCCCCTTGGCGACAATGGGTTGACAGACCTCGCACTCACCCCGGATGGCACCTATGCCTACGTCACCACCTTCGAGGACAAGGCAGTGGCGGTGATCGACACAGCCACCAATACGGTCACGGCGACCATCCAGGTCAACGGGTCACCGTCGGAAGTGGCCTTCACGCCGGACGGTGCGTATGCCTATGTCACGAACTCCAGCTATCCGTTCGGGTATGTGGCGGTGATCGACACCGCCACCCAGACGAAGATCGGTGAGATCCCGGTGAGCTTCAGCCCGAGTGGTCTTGCCATCGCCGATACACCGATGAACGCCTTGGCCTATGTCGCCCAGGGAAATGTAGACGGTGCGTTCACGGTGAGGGTGATCGACACCGCAGTGAACATCACCGTAGCCACGATCAGCCTGGATACCCCAGCGGGCGCGATGGTGGCCAGTCCCGACGGCTCGCACGTCTACATTAGTGACAACAGCACCGAGGGCCTGCTGTATGTGATCGACACCGCCACCAACACCATCGGACACACCATCGTGTTTCGCGACTGGTTGTCTTCACCGGTGGTGAGCCCTGATGGAGCCCGCGTCTACGTCCTCGAGCACTCAGACGAGCAAGTCGAGGTGCGGGTGATCGATACCTCGACAGGTGCCGTGTTCCGAGAGCCGCTCACGGTGGGCGACTTCAGTGGTCTGGCGGTCAGCGCCGACGGCAGTATGTTGTACGCCGCCAACTCCACTGACGACACCATCTCGGTGATCTACACCGGCAACCGGGCCGCCGACGGCGCGGACGCGTGA
- a CDS encoding S9 family peptidase — protein sequence MATFGSWPTPVTSELVVRAAAGLGDVRLLGDAVVWSELRPLEGGRTQLVRRTGDGPAVDLLPASANARTAVHEYGGGAWWLSDDTVWFTDWADQRLYTVAGSAAPVPVTPEPQVPRGDRWADGCVTADGRWVLVVREHHPAGGGPADVVNEIVVLDVAGELAPRVVVTGPDFVSDPRISPDGQRLCWLQWSHPDMPWDGTELCVAELHNSDAGPLLDTTQVVAGRPGGESVTGPRWADDGSLWFISDRSDWWNLYRWVPGAGQVESMVAMDAEIGGAQWVFGLSSYAFLSGGRTVFTSARDGLGFLALRLADGSVVDLDVPYTSFTSIQAEGGRIVFVGASATTEPAVVSVTVDRSGIVTGTEILRAPRELGLDQSWFSTPEAISFPTSGGRTAHALFYPPTNPEVTPEPGELPPLLVLIHGGPTSAARPTLLLSTQYWTSRGFAVVDVNYGGSTGYGRAYRNQLRGQWGVVDLDDCEAAARWLGEQGRVDPAKLCIRGGSAGGYTTLAALAFRNTFAAGASHFGVADLEALATETHKFESRYLDSLIGPYPERRALYIERSPIHHVDGFDRPLIVLQGLEDEVVPPNQAEMIVSALRTKGVPVAYVPFEGEQHGFRQAVNIRRALDSELSFYAQIFGFELPANENIEPVVVENL from the coding sequence ATGGCGACCTTCGGCTCATGGCCCACACCGGTGACCTCCGAACTGGTGGTGCGCGCCGCCGCCGGGCTCGGCGATGTCCGTCTGCTGGGCGACGCTGTAGTGTGGTCTGAGCTGCGACCGCTGGAGGGCGGTCGCACGCAGTTGGTCCGACGCACCGGCGACGGTCCCGCCGTCGACCTGCTGCCTGCGAGCGCAAACGCCCGCACCGCCGTCCACGAGTACGGCGGAGGTGCGTGGTGGCTGTCCGACGACACCGTGTGGTTCACCGACTGGGCCGACCAACGTCTCTACACCGTCGCCGGGTCCGCTGCACCGGTACCGGTGACGCCCGAGCCGCAGGTGCCGCGCGGAGACCGCTGGGCCGACGGCTGTGTGACGGCGGACGGCCGTTGGGTCCTGGTGGTCCGTGAGCACCATCCCGCCGGCGGCGGACCAGCCGATGTCGTCAACGAGATCGTCGTCCTGGACGTCGCAGGCGAGCTTGCTCCGAGGGTGGTGGTGACCGGCCCGGACTTCGTGTCCGACCCGCGAATCTCACCCGACGGCCAACGGCTGTGTTGGCTGCAGTGGTCACATCCCGACATGCCGTGGGATGGCACCGAGCTGTGTGTGGCCGAGTTGCACAACAGCGACGCCGGTCCACTGTTGGACACCACGCAGGTGGTGGCGGGCCGCCCTGGCGGTGAGTCGGTGACCGGTCCTCGCTGGGCCGACGACGGCAGCCTCTGGTTCATCTCCGATCGATCCGACTGGTGGAACCTCTACAGGTGGGTGCCGGGCGCTGGGCAAGTCGAGTCCATGGTGGCCATGGACGCTGAGATCGGCGGTGCACAGTGGGTTTTCGGATTGTCGAGTTATGCCTTTCTGTCAGGCGGACGCACGGTGTTCACCTCAGCCCGCGACGGGCTCGGGTTCCTCGCGCTGCGACTGGCTGACGGCTCCGTGGTGGACCTCGACGTGCCATACACGTCGTTCACGTCGATCCAGGCCGAGGGTGGCCGCATCGTCTTCGTCGGCGCCTCGGCCACCACCGAGCCGGCCGTGGTGTCGGTGACAGTCGACCGTTCCGGCATCGTGACGGGCACCGAAATACTGCGCGCACCACGCGAACTCGGTCTCGACCAGTCCTGGTTCTCGACACCTGAAGCGATCTCGTTTCCCACCAGCGGCGGGCGCACCGCTCACGCCCTGTTCTATCCACCGACCAACCCCGAGGTCACCCCAGAGCCTGGGGAGCTGCCTCCGCTGCTGGTGTTGATCCACGGCGGGCCCACCAGCGCCGCCCGCCCCACGTTGCTGCTCAGCACGCAGTACTGGACCAGCCGAGGCTTCGCGGTGGTGGACGTCAACTACGGGGGGTCCACCGGCTACGGTCGGGCCTACCGCAACCAACTGCGCGGACAGTGGGGTGTGGTGGATCTTGACGACTGCGAGGCAGCTGCCCGGTGGTTGGGTGAGCAGGGGCGCGTGGACCCGGCCAAGTTGTGCATCCGCGGCGGCTCAGCCGGTGGCTACACAACCCTTGCTGCCCTTGCTTTTCGGAACACGTTTGCCGCCGGCGCCAGCCATTTCGGAGTGGCCGACCTCGAGGCACTGGCCACCGAGACACACAAGTTCGAGAGTCGCTACCTCGACAGCCTCATCGGCCCGTATCCCGAGCGCCGCGCTCTGTACATCGAGCGCTCCCCGATCCACCACGTCGACGGATTCGACCGTCCGCTGATCGTGCTGCAGGGCCTCGAGGACGAAGTGGTGCCGCCCAATCAGGCCGAGATGATCGTCAGCGCGCTACGCACCAAGGGTGTGCCCGTGGCGTACGTGCCGTTCGAGGGCGAACAGCACGGGTTCCGCCAGGCGGTCAACATCCGCCGTGCACTGGACTCCGAGTTGTCCTTCTACGCCCAGATTTTCGGGTTCGAGTTGCCTGCAAACGAGAACATCGAACCAGTGGTCGTGGAGAATCTCTGA
- a CDS encoding SDR family NAD(P)-dependent oxidoreductase, with protein sequence MIDLAGQTAIVTGGSRGIGRATAVKLAQAGARVVIADRSDHAADPATATWKAIVDSGGQAESVALDIADSDAVDEVIGQVETQYGLDILVNNAGALLAGSLADTDNQTWHQQFRVNVDGTFYCMRAAVRAMLAAGRKGKIVNVTSISGLRANPGFAAYCSAKAAVVNLTRQAGIDYAPMGININSVAPGFVETEMTAIYDSSIRNALEGQTPNGKWATSEQIADAVLFLCSSLSDHIVGEIMVVDGGWMVGTPVVL encoded by the coding sequence ATGATCGATCTGGCAGGTCAGACGGCGATTGTGACGGGTGGGTCACGGGGGATAGGCCGGGCCACGGCCGTGAAGCTGGCGCAGGCCGGTGCGCGGGTGGTGATCGCCGATCGCTCCGACCATGCTGCGGACCCAGCCACGGCGACGTGGAAGGCGATCGTGGACAGCGGTGGGCAGGCGGAGTCGGTGGCGCTCGACATCGCCGATTCCGACGCGGTCGATGAGGTGATCGGACAGGTGGAGACGCAGTACGGGCTCGACATCCTGGTCAACAACGCCGGAGCTCTGCTCGCAGGATCGCTCGCGGACACCGATAACCAGACGTGGCATCAGCAATTCCGCGTCAATGTCGACGGCACGTTCTACTGCATGCGGGCGGCGGTGCGCGCCATGCTTGCGGCGGGTCGCAAAGGCAAGATCGTCAACGTCACCTCCATCAGCGGGCTGCGCGCCAATCCCGGTTTCGCGGCTTACTGCTCCGCCAAAGCCGCCGTGGTGAACCTGACTCGGCAGGCGGGAATCGATTACGCCCCAATGGGAATCAACATCAACTCGGTCGCTCCCGGATTCGTGGAGACCGAGATGACCGCCATCTATGACAGCTCTATCCGAAATGCCCTGGAAGGCCAGACCCCCAACGGCAAATGGGCCACCTCCGAGCAGATAGCGGACGCGGTGCTGTTCCTGTGCTCCTCGCTGTCGGATCACATCGTCGGCGAGATCATGGTGGTCGACGGCGGCTGGATGGTGGGGACGCCCGTCGTGCTGTGA
- a CDS encoding ABC transporter ATP-binding protein translates to MIRTLLRLVPADRRNRVGVYVALTVASVLLRAAAAVLLIPLVAALFGDDPSRAWGWLGWLTVVTVASWGIDTATARIGFDFGFAVLDSSQHDMADKLPDVTLDWFGPENTATARQAIAATGPELAGTVVNLLTPLAGAILLPGAIGAALLAVSVPLGLAALVGVAVLFGALWLSGRLGRKADEVAGEANTALTERIIEFARTQQALRAARRVEPARSLVGTALEKQHGATLRLLTMQIPGQLLFALASQIALLVFAGMTAWLTMHGELGIPEAVALIVVLARYLEPFTVISELAPAIESTRATLGKIRAVLDAPVHTFGTRTPGSDAPAIEFDDVRFGYGDTQVLDGVSFTLAPGSTTAIVGPSGSGKSTMLALIAALHQPTSGKVLFGGVDLAEMTADARRAAVSMVFQHPFLFDGSLRENILVGDPAAGEDAVATAMRLARVDVLTARLADGDATKVGEAGSALSGGERQRVSIARALLKPAPVLLVDEATSALDSENEAAVVDALVADPRARTRVIVAHRLASIRHADRVLFVEAGRVVEDGSIDELLAAGGRFAQFWQQQQAASGWRLQPR, encoded by the coding sequence ATGATCCGCACACTGCTGAGACTGGTGCCTGCTGACCGGCGCAACAGGGTCGGGGTGTACGTAGCGTTGACCGTGGCATCGGTGCTGCTGCGCGCGGCAGCCGCGGTGCTGCTGATTCCCTTGGTGGCTGCGCTGTTCGGTGATGATCCATCGCGGGCATGGGGATGGCTGGGATGGTTGACGGTGGTCACCGTCGCCAGCTGGGGCATCGACACCGCCACCGCCAGAATCGGTTTCGATTTCGGCTTCGCAGTTCTCGACAGCAGCCAGCACGACATGGCCGACAAGTTGCCGGATGTCACGCTGGACTGGTTTGGACCCGAGAACACCGCCACCGCACGACAGGCGATCGCCGCAACGGGCCCCGAACTCGCCGGAACAGTGGTGAATCTGCTGACACCGCTGGCCGGTGCGATCCTGCTGCCCGGCGCCATCGGTGCGGCGCTGCTCGCGGTGTCGGTGCCGCTGGGGCTGGCCGCACTGGTGGGTGTCGCGGTGCTCTTCGGCGCACTCTGGCTGTCGGGGCGGCTGGGGCGTAAGGCGGATGAGGTTGCCGGCGAGGCCAATACCGCGCTCACCGAGCGGATCATCGAGTTCGCCCGAACCCAACAGGCGCTGCGCGCGGCGCGACGGGTGGAGCCCGCCCGCAGCCTCGTCGGCACGGCGTTGGAGAAGCAGCACGGCGCCACCCTGAGGCTGCTGACCATGCAGATCCCGGGACAGCTGCTGTTCGCCCTCGCCAGCCAGATCGCCCTGCTGGTGTTCGCGGGCATGACGGCATGGTTGACGATGCACGGCGAATTGGGCATCCCCGAAGCCGTCGCGCTGATCGTGGTGCTGGCCCGATATCTCGAACCCTTCACGGTGATCAGCGAGCTGGCCCCGGCCATCGAGTCCACGCGCGCGACGCTGGGCAAGATCCGGGCCGTGCTGGACGCGCCGGTACACACCTTCGGCACCCGGACTCCGGGTTCTGATGCGCCTGCCATCGAATTCGACGACGTCCGTTTCGGTTACGGTGACACCCAGGTACTCGACGGTGTCAGCTTCACGCTGGCGCCGGGTAGCACCACCGCCATCGTCGGCCCGTCGGGCTCCGGCAAGAGCACCATGCTCGCGTTGATCGCCGCTTTGCACCAACCCACCTCGGGGAAAGTGCTGTTCGGCGGTGTCGATCTCGCCGAGATGACCGCCGATGCCCGCCGCGCCGCGGTCAGCATGGTGTTCCAGCATCCGTTCCTCTTCGACGGCTCGCTGCGCGAGAACATCCTGGTTGGCGATCCGGCCGCCGGCGAGGACGCCGTGGCGACTGCGATGCGGCTGGCCCGGGTTGATGTGCTCACCGCCCGGCTGGCCGACGGAGATGCCACCAAGGTGGGAGAGGCCGGGTCGGCCCTGTCCGGTGGTGAGCGACAGCGGGTCAGCATCGCCCGGGCGCTGCTCAAACCGGCTCCGGTGTTGCTGGTGGACGAGGCCACCAGTGCACTGGACTCGGAGAACGAGGCCGCTGTCGTCGACGCGTTGGTCGCCGACCCCCGGGCGAGAACCCGCGTCATCGTCGCGCATCGCCTGGCCAGCATCCGGCACGCCGACCGGGTGCTCTTCGTTGAGGCAGGCCGCGTGGTCGAAGACGGCAGCATCGACGAGCTACTGGCCGCGGGCGGGCGATTCGCCCAGTTCTGGCAGCAGCAGCAGGCAGCGTCGGGCTGGCGGCTGCAACCCAGGTAG